The following is a genomic window from Staphylococcus saccharolyticus.
TATTTTTATCAGTATATCCTGCTAGAACAGTATCATCTTTTTTACTTGTTCCTTCACATAAAACGGTAACAATTTGTCCTTCATACTGACTCATAGCTTGTTGTGAATACTCACCAACTTTTTTGTTTAAGCGTTGTAAGCGAGCTTTTTTCACTTCTAATGGCACATTGTCTTTCATTTTAGCTGCAGGAGTACCATCTCTTTGTGAATATAAGTAAGTATAAGCATGTTCAAATTGAACTTCATCGTAAAGCGTAAGTGTTTCTTCGAATTGTTCTTCAGTTTCATTTGGGTACCCAACAATAATATCAGTTGTTAGTGCAATATTAGGAATCGCTGTTTTGATTCTTGAAACTAAATCAAGATAATTCTCTCTCGTGTATTTACGTCCCATAATTTTTAATACTGCATTATTACCTGATTGAACTGGTAAATGAATATATGGAACAATATTTCCACCTTTAGCTATTACTTTAATCATGCGATTTGTGAAATCCCATGGATGACTTGTAGTAAAACGGACTCTAGGTATATCGATATTAGAAATATCTTGCAACAAATCGCCTAGTTCATAATCTAGTCCAGCAATGTCTTTACCATAAGAATTTACGTTTTGACCTAGCAATGTAATCTCTTGATATCCTTCTCTTGCTAGTTCTTTTACTTCATTAATGATATCTTCTGGGCGACGACTACGTTCTTTACCTCTGGTAAATGGAACAATACAATAAGTACAAAACTTATCGCAACCATACATGATGTTAACCCAAGCTTTAATATTACCTTCACGTACTTTTGGTAGATTTTCTATGACATTGCCTTCTTTAGACCAAACTTCAACTACCATTGCTTTAGATAAATATGCTTCTTCTAATATTTCTGGTAAATGATAGATGTTATGTGTACCGAAAATCATGTCAACATTTTGGTAAGACTTTAAAATTTTATTTACAACTGATTCTTCTTGAGACATGCAGCCACATACCCCAATAAGGCAATCTGGACGTTCTTTTTTTAGATGTTTTAAGTTTCCTATTTCGCTAAAGACTTTATTTTCAGCATTTTCTCTAATCGCACACGTATTAATTAAAATAACATCTGCGTCATTAATTTCAGTTGTCGCACTATAACCTAAGGCTTTTAATATCCCCGCCATAACTTCAGTATCATGTGCATTCATTTGGCAACCATATGTTTTAATTAAGAAAGTGCGCCCGTTACCCATGCCTCTATATTTTTCATCAATATGAAAATCTCTATTATATTGAACTTCTTGTTTGCCTCGTTTTTTAGCTTCTTTCAAACTAGGTCGTTGATAAACTTGTTCAAAGTATTGACTATAATTTTTTTCAGCTTTACGATCTCGTTCAACTAAAATATTTATCGTTCCAGCTTTTCTTTGTTCTTCATTCACTTTGAAAAATCCTTTCTATAAGCCCATGATCATTAATTATATTAAATTTAAAGTTAAAGTGCAAAACGTCTCTGAATCATTTCTTTCTATCATTTTGTGAAAATAAAGGTAGACAACTTTCATTTAGTAAAAAAGAAGCTTTATGATTTATCAAAATTAGTTTACCAAAAAATTAAAAACAGTCTCATGTGGTCTACACAAGACTGTTCATGTTCGTAATTTACTACAACTTTTAAAACGTTTACTGTTAATCATATTTGGCGGTAAACGTTTCGATTTCTATACCTTCTGGAACATGATAAAACTTCACTTGGCTAATAACACTAGGACATTCTAATTCAACCATACGTTCATTTAATTTTTGAATTAATATTAAACATTCGCTCATATTTCCTTGAATAGTAGTTTCTAAC
Proteins encoded in this region:
- a CDS encoding thiamine-binding protein, giving the protein MQDTLMSVQIIPKTPRNEDIIPYVDEAIKIIDQSGMRYRVGPLETTIQGNMSECLILIQKLNERMVELECPSVISQVKFYHVPEGIEIETFTAKYD
- the miaB gene encoding tRNA (N6-isopentenyl adenosine(37)-C2)-methylthiotransferase MiaB, which produces MNEEQRKAGTINILVERDRKAEKNYSQYFEQVYQRPSLKEAKKRGKQEVQYNRDFHIDEKYRGMGNGRTFLIKTYGCQMNAHDTEVMAGILKALGYSATTEINDADVILINTCAIRENAENKVFSEIGNLKHLKKERPDCLIGVCGCMSQEESVVNKILKSYQNVDMIFGTHNIYHLPEILEEAYLSKAMVVEVWSKEGNVIENLPKVREGNIKAWVNIMYGCDKFCTYCIVPFTRGKERSRRPEDIINEVKELAREGYQEITLLGQNVNSYGKDIAGLDYELGDLLQDISNIDIPRVRFTTSHPWDFTNRMIKVIAKGGNIVPYIHLPVQSGNNAVLKIMGRKYTRENYLDLVSRIKTAIPNIALTTDIIVGYPNETEEQFEETLTLYDEVQFEHAYTYLYSQRDGTPAAKMKDNVPLEVKKARLQRLNKKVGEYSQQAMSQYEGQIVTVLCEGTSKKDDTVLAGYTDKNKLVNFKGPKEMVGKLVDVKIDEAKQYSLNGTFVQEHQHAMVSN